The Oscarella lobularis chromosome 12, ooOscLobu1.1, whole genome shotgun sequence genome window below encodes:
- the LOC136193859 gene encoding activin receptor type-2A-like, producing the protein MKSSGFRTLRRSYSLVTLHLIVVLTGPHLSYEQTPTTYCNGAVNCDIEHCSKIPVLCENPLLGPLKAACMLAVNWNATSNRMYVTNAFCTIRDFHCDSVCIPKCHETERYCSCCCYGDLCNLDNVTQPKPPPSPPPSSTDSPSVIVTSSTKVMTSSTATPSSGVHVIVIAIVATVSGVVFVAAVFVLCFYWWSRSHRDDDDDEDGAGAIALDDMESGGAMASSSSHGGNVDALNPGFDFAAVRKEKHVGIGRFAHVWRVACNDDDDAYAAKIFFDVKSWNSEVDAYVKPPIKHENVLKFVAASAREKDEGETLEYWLVTEYHGMGSLMDHLRSNVVTFGELCGLMKSIARGLAYLHAETTASGSANGTTKAAIAHRDMKSRNVLMKSRSVCCISDLGLAMKFQLGTSLVEAQGQVGTIRYMAPEVLEGAISFQRESFLRIDVYAMALTFWEIFSRCDLGNENVTAYKQPFEEEVGSHPGFEEMKECVVKLRMRPQFQRYPETPYPTEAIEDMIEECWDSEGEARLTARCVEERISQIEMNEKSFKSSGYVSMNPDIGGGEETESNPMSLSEISHPGSAAAEEGPGPSIVSPPENGLEAASNSPGVPSDADTVLASQNALDAGHAAKSYFPPDRSSSPPPYAFEDPLPSSSKIGKALVPLPLVKPKNVREDSYTETSL; encoded by the exons atgAAATCGTCCGGATTTCGCACGCTTCGTCGGTCGTATTCCCTCGTCACTCTTCACCTGATCGTCGTCCTTACAG GACCCCATCTATCGTACGAGcaaacgccgacgacgtacTGCAACGGCGCCGTCAACTGCGACATCGAGCATTGCTCCAAGATTCCAGTATTGTGCGAGAATCCGCTCCTCGGTCCGCTGAAGGCGGCCTGCATGTTGGCCGTTAACtggaacgcgacgtcgaatcgcatGTACGTGACAAACGCCTTTTGTACGATAAGAGACTTTCACTGCGATTCCGTGTGCATTCCGAAATGCCACGAAACGGAAAGATACTGTTCGTGCTGTTGCTACGGCGACCTGTGCAATCTCGACAACGTGACCCAACCGAAACCGcccccgtcgccgccgccgtcgtcgacggattcTCCTTCcgtgattgtgacgtcatcaacgaaggttatgacgtcatcgacggcgacTCCGTCGAGCGGCGtgcacgtcatcgtcatcgccaTCGTAGCGACGGTCAGCGGCGTCgtattcgtcgccgccgttttcgtgCTCTGTTTCTATTGGTGGAGTCGCAGTcaccgtgacgacgacgacgacgaggacggcGCGGGTGCGATCGCTTTGGACGACATGGAAAGCGGCGGAGCgatggcgtcgtcgtcgtcgcacggcggcaacgtcgacgcgttgaATCCGGgcttcgatttcgccgccgttcgaAAGGAGAAACACGTTGGAATCGGTCGTTTTGCGCACGTTTGGCGCGTCGcgtgcaacgacgacgacgacgcgtacGCGGCGAAGATATTCTTTGACGTCAAGTCGTGGAATTCCGAAGTGGATGCCTACGTCAAACCGCCGATCAAACACGAGAACGTTTTGAAGTTCGTCgcggcgagcgcgcgcgagaaGGACGAAGGCGAAACGTTGGAGTATTGGCTTGTCACCGAGTATCACGGCATGGGATCGTTGATGGATCACTTGAGAAGTAACGTCGTGACGTTCGGGGAGTTGTGCGGTTTGATGAAGTCGATTGCGCGGGGGCTCGCCTATTTGCAcgccgagacgacggcgagcggGAGTGCCAATgggacgacgaaggcggcgaTCGCTCATCGGGACATGAAGAGTCGGAATGTGCTGATGAAGAGTCGAAGCGTTTGCTGTATATCGGATCTCGGATTGGCGATGAAGTTTCAACTGGGAACGAGCTTGGTCGAAGCTCAAGGCCAG GTTGGCACTATTCGATACATGGCTCCTGAAGTGCTCGAAGGTGCCATCAGTTTTCAAAGAGAATCGTTTCTGAGAATCGACGTCTACGCCATGGCGTTGACATTTTGGGAAATTTTCTCGCGATGCGATCTGGGAAACG AAAACGTTACCGCTTATAAGCAGCCCTTTGAAGAAGAGGTCGGCTCGCATCCAGGCTTCGAAGAAATGAAGGAGTGCGTCGTGAAACTGCGAATGAGACCGCAATTCCAAAGATATCCGGAAACGCCATAC CCGACTGAAGCGATTGAAGATATGATCGAAGAATGCTGGGATTCCGAAGGCGAAGCTCGTCTCACCGCCAGGTGCGTCGAAGAGCGAATTTCCCAAATCGAAATGAACGAAAAGTCGTTCAAATCGTCCGGCTACGTCAGCATGAATCCGGACAtcggaggaggagaagaaacggaaTCCAATCCCATGTCGCTCTCCGAAATCTCGCACCCGgggtccgccgccgccgaagaggGGCCGGGGCCGTCCATCGTTTCACCACCTGAGAATGGTCTAGAGGCCGCTAGTAATTCCCCTGGGGTCCCCAGTGACGCCGATACCGTTCTTGCTTCCCAAAACGCCCTGGACGCTGGTCACGCTGCAAAATCGTATTTTCCTCCCGATCGAAGCTCCTCTCCGCCGCCCTACGCGTTTGAGGATCCCCTACCGTCTTCGTCAAAGATAGGCAAGGCTCTCgttcctttgcctttggTCAAACCGAAGAATGTTCGCGAGGATTCGTACACCGAAACGAGTCTGTAA